The following proteins are co-located in the Paludibaculum fermentans genome:
- a CDS encoding carbon-nitrogen hydrolase family protein: MPENIVIALWSYDNRWERSLESRLLGIDVKLTTVNKWIRDSAAELTTALPFKGIFLAPEYFFTSPDTERFPMSELERIDVESKLLGLSRKYPQILMVPGTVFYRKQLVRAPGFDLKFDPATGQRTLAKTSPNDRRARAIQKTRAYIVKIPGQRTPADWDLLDWHGAGYNAGVNPVPSLRDIRTTLGDNTKTPRLAKNAAYMLLGGRRIAKYDKQTDFGEAIGCSPEDLAFIPGSYKQCPEVGGYRFGMEICFDHANAMLARRNVQPLHFHLVVSDWVDSSVGNMAMSAGGYFVHASTNYAESSLWRRTLAGATEDITQDNAYWRWKSTPTTRLDGYLVPLPAPLVPPRRAQI; encoded by the coding sequence ATGCCGGAGAACATTGTGATTGCGCTTTGGTCTTACGACAATCGCTGGGAAAGGTCGCTCGAATCGCGGCTGCTTGGCATCGATGTAAAGCTGACGACCGTCAACAAGTGGATCAGGGACAGCGCCGCGGAACTGACAACGGCATTGCCGTTCAAGGGGATTTTCCTGGCTCCTGAGTACTTCTTCACGTCCCCGGATACGGAACGGTTTCCCATGTCGGAACTCGAAAGGATCGACGTCGAGAGCAAACTATTGGGACTGAGCCGCAAGTATCCCCAGATCCTGATGGTGCCAGGCACGGTGTTTTACAGGAAGCAGTTGGTTCGAGCCCCGGGCTTTGACCTCAAGTTCGATCCGGCGACCGGGCAAAGGACGCTGGCGAAGACTTCACCCAATGACCGGCGCGCCAGGGCGATACAGAAGACACGCGCGTACATCGTGAAAATACCCGGTCAGCGAACACCAGCAGACTGGGATCTCCTGGACTGGCACGGAGCCGGATACAATGCGGGCGTCAACCCAGTGCCCTCGCTGCGGGACATCAGAACCACCTTAGGAGACAACACCAAAACTCCGCGACTTGCCAAGAATGCCGCCTACATGCTGCTGGGCGGGCGGCGTATTGCGAAGTACGACAAGCAGACCGACTTCGGAGAGGCCATCGGCTGCTCCCCTGAGGACCTCGCGTTCATCCCTGGTTCGTACAAGCAGTGCCCTGAAGTGGGCGGGTACCGCTTCGGCATGGAGATCTGTTTCGACCACGCCAACGCAATGCTGGCCCGGAGGAATGTACAACCACTTCATTTCCACTTGGTCGTCTCGGATTGGGTGGATTCCAGCGTGGGGAACATGGCGATGTCCGCGGGCGGCTATTTCGTGCACGCTTCGACGAATTACGCGGAGTCGTCGCTGTGGCGGCGTACGCTGGCCGGGGCCACTGAGGATATCACGCAGGATAACGCCTACTGGAGGTGGAAGAGCACGCCGACAACCCGGCTGGATGGCTACCTGGTGCCTCTGCCGGCGCCGCTGGTGCCGCCGAGACGAGCGCAGATTTAG
- a CDS encoding efflux transporter outer membrane subunit, which produces MDRRILLVSLAVALGGCVHNRPYERPPSPVPAALPHAQAAEPVPAGASQAADIPWRAFFPDSRLQTVIETALANNRDLKMAALNIERAEALYRIQSAQQRPTVAASASGSLYRLPKDMSVAGINVGQAVTIQQYTLNLGAASWELDLFGRIRSLKAAALEQFLATQQARSATQIALVAGVAGTYLALAADQENLRLARSTLEAQQASYDLIRQIRDSGMGSDLDLFQAQSQVEAARVDIARYSGQVELDGHALALLVGAPVPPGLQPSELGPGSAMKEIAAELPSEVLLQRPDILMAEHQLKAAHASIGAARAAYFPRISLTAGGGSMSSDLTKLFNAGAGTWNFAPQISLPIFDSGARKSTVKVAETDRALAVAEYDKAIQTAFREVSDALSQRDSLRSQLVAQKILVTSLEQTYRIAGVRYQAGMDSYLTVLVAQRTLYQGQQGLVSLRLAQLANQVALYKAMGGGA; this is translated from the coding sequence ATGGACCGCCGCATTCTTCTTGTATCCCTGGCCGTTGCGCTGGGCGGCTGCGTGCACAACCGCCCGTATGAACGGCCGCCGTCGCCGGTGCCCGCTGCCTTGCCTCACGCGCAGGCAGCGGAGCCGGTGCCCGCCGGCGCTTCACAGGCCGCGGATATTCCATGGCGGGCGTTCTTCCCGGATTCGAGACTTCAGACCGTCATCGAGACCGCACTCGCCAACAACCGCGATTTAAAGATGGCAGCGCTCAATATTGAGCGGGCCGAAGCGCTCTACCGAATTCAGAGCGCGCAGCAGCGCCCGACCGTCGCGGCCTCGGCCAGCGGCAGCCTCTACCGGCTTCCGAAAGACATGTCGGTGGCGGGGATTAACGTCGGCCAGGCGGTCACCATCCAGCAGTACACGTTAAACCTGGGCGCTGCGTCGTGGGAACTGGATCTCTTCGGGCGGATCCGCAGCCTGAAAGCAGCCGCCCTGGAGCAGTTCCTGGCCACGCAGCAGGCGCGCTCGGCGACACAGATCGCGCTGGTGGCCGGAGTGGCGGGCACCTACCTGGCGTTGGCCGCCGATCAGGAAAACCTGCGGCTGGCGCGATCGACGCTGGAGGCGCAGCAGGCCAGCTACGACCTGATCCGGCAGATCCGCGACAGCGGCATGGGCTCGGACCTCGATCTGTTCCAGGCGCAAAGCCAGGTGGAGGCCGCGCGGGTCGACATCGCCCGGTATTCGGGCCAGGTGGAGTTGGACGGGCATGCGCTCGCCCTTCTGGTAGGCGCGCCTGTCCCGCCCGGCCTGCAGCCGTCGGAACTGGGTCCCGGCAGCGCCATGAAGGAGATTGCGGCGGAACTGCCTTCCGAGGTGCTGCTGCAACGTCCGGACATCCTGATGGCCGAACACCAGTTGAAAGCCGCCCACGCCAGCATCGGGGCGGCGCGCGCTGCTTACTTCCCGCGCATTTCGCTCACCGCCGGCGGCGGCTCGATGAGCAGCGACCTCACGAAGCTGTTCAATGCCGGTGCCGGCACGTGGAACTTTGCGCCGCAGATCTCGCTGCCGATCTTCGATTCCGGAGCACGCAAATCGACCGTGAAGGTGGCGGAGACGGATCGGGCGCTTGCCGTCGCGGAGTATGACAAGGCGATCCAGACCGCGTTCCGCGAAGTGAGCGATGCGCTGAGCCAGCGCGACAGCCTACGGTCGCAACTGGTGGCGCAGAAGATCCTGGTGACCAGCCTGGAGCAGACTTACCGCATCGCCGGCGTCCGCTACCAGGCGGGCATGGACAGCTACCTCACGGTGCTGGTGGCGCAGCGCACGCTCTATCAAGGCCAGCAGGGGCTGGTGAGCCTGCGGCTGGCGCAGCTCGCCAACCAGGTGGCTTTGTACAAGGCGATGGGTGGAGGCGCTTAA
- a CDS encoding family 78 glycoside hydrolase catalytic domain, translating to MIKKYLSMVCGPARRLAILTSVLLCCAWAANAASIIQNLQVEYRPTPLGIDVAQPRFSWQMATTAGERGAAQVAYQLEVKDPKGQLVWDTKKVDAPASLGIQYGGSPLKAATRYSWTITVWNQAGAKLLGASWFETGVMDPAPNAPAWGGAQWIGGRNEDLVLYAPYLTIFDLKYALTIAPGSTRASFVYGANDSRLMDKNKNIYQLANGKDESYIKLELDIAAVDGSPGGKAKLNVYRAGYKDTDTPSKPLKTFELAADLINSANKNAEHAIEFRSAFGQITISIDGQGNITGASAPAAPAGPPQGGPGGRGGPANAVNLNPMGVGGNFLPFGMLCDIGFSVEPGQNATFRDVTVRNNRAPNNILFHEDLAGATYQGIFAGPGFSVANGRYVLAGGAKGVFLVKDPSRNSMPMLRTTFKTPAKPIAGARLYVTARGIYEVFLNGKRVGDDYYNPGLTQYNITHLYQAYDVTSLVKAGGNALGAMLGEGWWSGLLSFGNIWNHFGDRQSLLAKLVVTYKDGTSDTITSNGKTWKYFGGGPVVYSSLDFGEILDSTRDAAVDGWTTAAYNDSNWKAAAVVPLEGTAFSGMEQGRMGAPGTPFQFDKLALVGQIGNNAGVFRTLTAKSVKEVRPGVYVYNMGQNMVGVPKITIANGHAGGRLTLRYSEMLYPDLKESGQNVGMLMTENYRAALNQDVYTMKAGSQVFQPKFTSHGYQYIEITGIGKPLPLEAVQGVAISSVRELTADYKTSSEKVNRLWSNLVWSNVDNFLTIPTDCPQRNERMGWSGDINVFSRTATYVSNADQFLTRHMYAMRDTQSAAGRFTDVAPVGGGFGGVLWGSAGIVVPWESYLQYKDTGLLAQHYPAMAAYIDYLETTIDPKTGISSDGQLGDWLGPQNNALGAPFLSTAYHAYDLGIMAQIAEILGKPADAAKYRAMYEKRKAFFNATFVNAEKKTLGTVGGRGAFGPPGRPPAPMEFKVADTQTSYAVGLAMGLFNAENTPHMAKNLADSVARENRDDGGVVRPPNSLMTGFIGTSWINKALSDNGLGELSYRLLHNNQYPSWLYAIDQGATSIWERLNGYTVENGFGGNNSMNSFNHYSFGAVGQWMMAYSLGIQRGEPGFQKFILQPEPDPTGIMTSAEGYYDSMYGRIRSAWKVQGTTLTYKATVPANATATLYLPASDASAVKEGGQPAGSSKGITFQKFENGKAVYLLQSGSYEFMANR from the coding sequence TTGATCAAGAAGTATCTATCCATGGTCTGCGGGCCGGCGAGACGCCTGGCCATCCTGACGAGCGTCCTGCTCTGCTGTGCCTGGGCCGCCAACGCGGCCTCCATCATCCAGAATCTGCAGGTGGAATACCGGCCCACGCCGCTGGGCATCGATGTGGCGCAGCCGCGCTTCAGTTGGCAGATGGCCACCACGGCCGGCGAGCGTGGCGCAGCCCAGGTGGCTTACCAGCTTGAGGTCAAGGATCCTAAGGGCCAACTCGTTTGGGACACGAAAAAGGTCGACGCCCCGGCTTCGCTGGGAATCCAGTATGGGGGCAGTCCGCTGAAGGCAGCGACCCGCTATTCCTGGACCATCACGGTCTGGAACCAGGCCGGCGCTAAACTTCTCGGAGCCTCCTGGTTCGAGACCGGCGTGATGGATCCGGCGCCGAACGCCCCCGCCTGGGGCGGCGCCCAATGGATCGGTGGCCGCAATGAGGATCTGGTGCTCTACGCGCCCTACCTCACGATCTTCGACCTGAAGTACGCACTGACCATCGCGCCGGGCAGCACGCGCGCCAGCTTCGTGTATGGAGCCAACGACTCGCGCCTGATGGATAAGAACAAGAACATCTATCAGCTCGCCAACGGGAAGGACGAGAGCTACATCAAACTGGAGCTCGACATCGCGGCCGTGGACGGCTCACCCGGCGGCAAGGCGAAGCTGAATGTCTACCGGGCGGGTTACAAGGACACCGATACCCCCTCGAAACCGCTGAAGACCTTCGAGTTGGCCGCCGACCTGATCAACAGCGCCAACAAGAACGCTGAGCACGCCATTGAGTTCCGCAGCGCCTTTGGGCAGATCACCATCTCGATCGATGGCCAGGGCAACATTACTGGAGCTTCGGCGCCGGCGGCCCCGGCCGGTCCCCCGCAGGGCGGGCCTGGCGGACGCGGCGGTCCCGCGAATGCCGTGAACCTCAACCCCATGGGCGTGGGCGGCAATTTCCTTCCCTTCGGCATGCTGTGCGACATCGGCTTCTCAGTGGAGCCCGGCCAGAACGCCACGTTCCGCGACGTGACGGTGCGCAACAACCGCGCACCCAACAACATCCTGTTCCACGAAGACCTGGCTGGTGCCACGTACCAGGGAATCTTCGCCGGACCCGGCTTCTCCGTGGCCAACGGCCGCTACGTGCTGGCCGGTGGGGCCAAGGGTGTCTTCCTGGTGAAAGATCCCAGCCGGAACTCGATGCCCATGCTGCGCACCACCTTCAAGACCCCGGCCAAGCCCATTGCCGGCGCCCGCCTCTACGTCACGGCGCGCGGCATCTATGAGGTCTTCCTGAACGGCAAACGCGTCGGCGACGACTACTACAATCCCGGCCTGACGCAATACAACATCACCCACCTCTACCAAGCCTACGACGTAACCAGCCTGGTCAAGGCCGGCGGCAACGCCCTGGGCGCGATGCTCGGTGAAGGCTGGTGGAGCGGCCTGTTGAGCTTCGGCAACATCTGGAACCACTTCGGCGACCGGCAGTCGCTGCTCGCCAAGCTCGTGGTGACATACAAGGACGGCACCTCCGATACCATCACCAGCAACGGAAAAACCTGGAAGTACTTCGGCGGCGGGCCGGTGGTCTACAGCAGCCTGGATTTCGGCGAGATCCTCGACTCCACGCGTGACGCGGCGGTCGATGGCTGGACCACCGCCGCCTACAACGACAGCAATTGGAAAGCCGCGGCCGTGGTTCCGCTAGAGGGCACCGCCTTCTCAGGCATGGAGCAGGGCCGGATGGGCGCGCCCGGCACTCCTTTTCAGTTCGACAAGCTCGCGCTGGTCGGCCAGATCGGCAACAACGCCGGCGTCTTCCGGACTCTCACGGCGAAGAGCGTGAAGGAGGTCCGGCCCGGCGTCTACGTCTACAACATGGGCCAGAACATGGTGGGTGTGCCGAAGATCACCATCGCCAATGGGCACGCGGGCGGCAGGCTCACGCTGCGCTACTCCGAAATGCTCTACCCGGATTTGAAAGAGTCTGGGCAGAACGTTGGCATGCTGATGACGGAGAACTACCGCGCCGCCCTCAACCAGGATGTCTACACGATGAAGGCCGGCAGCCAGGTCTTCCAGCCGAAGTTCACCTCGCACGGTTACCAGTACATCGAGATCACCGGCATCGGCAAGCCGCTGCCGCTGGAAGCGGTGCAGGGTGTGGCGATCAGTTCTGTCAGGGAGCTGACCGCCGACTACAAGACCTCCAGCGAGAAGGTGAACCGCCTGTGGTCGAACCTCGTCTGGTCGAATGTTGACAACTTCCTCACGATCCCCACAGACTGCCCGCAGCGCAACGAGCGCATGGGCTGGTCCGGCGACATCAACGTCTTCTCTCGCACGGCCACCTATGTTTCGAATGCTGACCAGTTCCTGACGCGCCACATGTACGCCATGCGCGACACGCAGTCGGCGGCGGGCCGCTTCACCGATGTCGCGCCTGTGGGCGGCGGCTTCGGCGGAGTGCTGTGGGGCAGCGCCGGCATCGTTGTGCCCTGGGAGTCCTACCTCCAGTACAAGGACACGGGCCTGCTGGCCCAGCACTACCCGGCCATGGCCGCGTATATCGATTACCTGGAAACCACCATCGATCCGAAGACTGGCATTAGCTCCGATGGCCAGTTGGGCGACTGGCTGGGCCCGCAGAACAACGCGCTGGGCGCTCCATTCCTGTCCACCGCTTATCATGCCTACGACCTCGGAATCATGGCGCAGATCGCCGAAATCCTCGGAAAGCCGGCCGATGCGGCGAAATACCGGGCCATGTACGAGAAGCGCAAGGCGTTCTTCAATGCCACGTTTGTGAACGCTGAGAAGAAGACGCTGGGTACGGTGGGCGGACGGGGCGCCTTCGGACCTCCTGGCCGGCCCCCTGCGCCCATGGAGTTCAAGGTCGCCGACACGCAGACCTCCTACGCAGTGGGCCTGGCGATGGGACTCTTCAACGCCGAAAACACCCCCCACATGGCGAAAAACCTCGCCGACAGCGTGGCCCGCGAGAACAGGGACGATGGCGGCGTGGTGCGTCCGCCTAATTCGCTGATGACCGGGTTCATCGGCACCTCGTGGATCAATAAGGCGCTCTCCGACAACGGCCTGGGCGAACTGTCCTATCGCCTGCTGCACAACAACCAGTACCCCTCGTGGCTCTACGCCATCGACCAGGGCGCCACCTCCATCTGGGAGCGGCTCAACGGCTATACGGTGGAGAACGGCTTCGGCGGCAACAATAGCATGAACTCGTTCAACCACTACTCGTTCGGCGCCGTGGGCCAGTGGATGATGGCCTACTCGCTGGGCATCCAGCGCGGCGAACCGGGCTTCCAGAAGTTCATCCTGCAGCCGGAGCCCGATCCGACAGGCATCATGACTTCGGCGGAAGGCTACTACGATTCGATGTACGGCCGCATCCGCAGCGCCTGGAAGGTGCAGGGCACAACCCTCACCTACAAGGCGACTGTTCCGGCCAACGCGACAGCGACGTTATACCTGCCGGCGAGCGACGCCTCGGCCGTGAAGGAAGGCGGGCAGCCGGCCGGTTCCTCCAAAGGGATCACCTTCCAGAAGTTCGAGAACGGCAAGGCCGTTTATCTGCTGCAGTCCGGCAGCTACGAATTCATGGCGAACCGTTGA
- a CDS encoding GH92 family glycosyl hydrolase: MRFPVVCLLVAPALFGAEREPLTFVNPLIGTAKSKIGYGGTMPFVSPPFAMTNWTPQTRQNKISITSYEYGDPTITGFIGTHQPAIWMGDYGYITLMPQTGALQTAAEARGLPFSHSDETAQPDYYAVSLRTADGKTIRAELTATERCAIFRFRFPESGTARVLVETSRPGVAGFAAVDPTTHEITGFNPHRMDAHLGPHKLPNFKGYFAVQFRQAPLKAETYGLDKQDASASRGAYAEFRPGELVEVRVGTSFLSVEQARENLRREIPQWNFEAVRGRLHAAWAEKLNRLQVEGATDREKTRLYTALYHTLLYPRVFSEYGRYYSAFDDQAHQGESYTAFSMWDTFRAESPMLTLFAAERIDGMITALLQNFQEGGWMPKWPNPSYTNIMIGTHADSLVAEALRKGFKGFDRELAWKAVYKDAMTPPDGDTTRRWLDREEGTPYEARAGLTYYKQLGYIPTDKTDEAASRTLEDSYDDWCVAQVAKALGKEEDYRFFLRRSLNDRNLFNPALGLMNGKTSDGRWAPIGGPADTQGNRSEAGWTEGDAWAYTWSPLHDQAGLVQLMGGREAYGKKLDAHFSGGHNVHSNEPSHHYAYLYDFAGQPWKTQAKVRELAAAEYGFDEGGLDGDDDCGQMSAWLLFSAMGFYPVNPASGEFMIGSPMYSQMSIRLQNGKTFRVVARNVSAANMYIQSAMLDGKPLNDPLITWEQIQAGATLAFEMGPKPSRWGSAWQATPISAK; encoded by the coding sequence ATGCGTTTCCCTGTGGTCTGCCTCCTGGTTGCGCCCGCTCTTTTTGGCGCTGAGCGCGAGCCGCTCACTTTCGTGAATCCCCTTATCGGCACGGCGAAGAGCAAGATCGGCTACGGCGGGACGATGCCGTTTGTCTCGCCGCCGTTCGCCATGACGAACTGGACGCCCCAGACGCGGCAGAACAAGATCAGCATTACGTCCTATGAGTACGGCGATCCGACGATCACCGGCTTCATCGGCACCCATCAGCCCGCCATCTGGATGGGCGACTACGGGTACATCACGTTGATGCCGCAGACCGGGGCGCTACAGACTGCCGCGGAGGCGCGCGGGCTCCCATTCTCGCATAGCGACGAAACGGCTCAGCCGGATTACTATGCCGTCTCGCTACGTACCGCGGACGGCAAGACGATTCGCGCCGAGCTGACGGCTACGGAGCGCTGCGCGATCTTCCGGTTCCGGTTTCCGGAGAGCGGTACGGCTCGCGTGCTAGTGGAGACGTCGAGGCCGGGTGTCGCCGGTTTTGCCGCGGTGGATCCCACCACACATGAGATCACGGGCTTCAACCCGCACCGGATGGATGCGCACCTGGGTCCGCACAAACTGCCGAACTTCAAGGGGTATTTTGCCGTGCAATTCCGGCAGGCTCCGTTGAAGGCGGAGACATATGGGCTGGACAAGCAGGACGCCTCAGCGAGCCGGGGCGCGTACGCCGAGTTTCGTCCGGGGGAACTGGTGGAGGTCCGCGTGGGGACGTCGTTCCTGAGCGTCGAGCAGGCGCGGGAGAATCTGCGGCGCGAGATCCCGCAATGGAATTTCGAGGCGGTGCGCGGGCGGCTGCACGCCGCGTGGGCGGAGAAGCTGAACCGCCTGCAGGTGGAGGGTGCGACTGATCGCGAGAAGACGCGGCTCTACACCGCGCTCTATCACACGCTGCTGTACCCGCGGGTGTTTTCCGAGTATGGCCGCTATTACAGCGCGTTCGACGACCAGGCGCACCAGGGTGAGAGCTACACCGCTTTCTCGATGTGGGACACGTTCCGCGCGGAGAGCCCGATGCTGACGCTGTTCGCGGCGGAGCGGATCGATGGAATGATCACGGCCCTGCTGCAGAACTTCCAGGAGGGCGGCTGGATGCCGAAGTGGCCAAACCCTTCCTATACGAACATCATGATCGGGACGCATGCGGATTCGCTGGTGGCGGAGGCGCTTCGCAAGGGGTTCAAGGGCTTCGATCGGGAACTGGCGTGGAAGGCTGTTTACAAAGACGCCATGACACCGCCGGACGGAGATACGACGCGGCGCTGGCTGGACCGGGAAGAGGGCACTCCGTATGAGGCGCGGGCGGGGCTGACCTATTACAAACAGCTCGGCTATATTCCGACCGACAAGACCGATGAGGCGGCGTCGCGGACGCTGGAGGACAGCTACGACGACTGGTGTGTGGCGCAGGTGGCGAAGGCGCTGGGGAAGGAAGAGGATTACCGCTTCTTTCTGCGGCGCTCGTTGAATGACCGGAACCTGTTCAACCCCGCGCTGGGGCTGATGAACGGGAAGACTTCGGATGGCCGGTGGGCTCCGATCGGCGGACCGGCGGATACGCAGGGGAACCGCTCGGAGGCGGGTTGGACGGAAGGCGATGCGTGGGCGTATACGTGGTCGCCGCTGCACGATCAGGCGGGCCTGGTCCAACTGATGGGCGGGCGGGAGGCCTATGGAAAGAAGCTCGACGCGCACTTCAGCGGCGGCCACAATGTGCACAGCAACGAGCCCAGCCATCATTATGCGTACCTATACGATTTCGCCGGGCAGCCGTGGAAGACGCAGGCCAAGGTGCGTGAGCTTGCGGCCGCCGAGTATGGCTTCGATGAGGGCGGCCTGGATGGGGATGACGATTGCGGGCAGATGTCGGCGTGGCTGCTGTTCTCGGCGATGGGTTTCTACCCGGTGAATCCGGCGAGCGGCGAGTTCATGATCGGCAGTCCGATGTACAGCCAGATGAGCATCCGGCTGCAGAACGGGAAGACGTTTCGCGTGGTCGCCAGGAATGTGTCGGCGGCGAACATGTACATTCAGTCGGCGATGCTCGACGGGAAGCCGTTGAACGATCCGCTGATCACATGGGAGCAGATCCAGGCGGGAGCCACGCTGGCGTTCGAGATGGGGCCGAAGCCGTCGCGCTGGGGCAGTGCCTGGCAGGCTACTCCGATTTCGGCGAAGTAG
- a CDS encoding pyrroline-5-carboxylate reductase, whose amino-acid sequence MTLGFLGTGAITEAIVTGLSMPGGPAQPIRLSPRNPSIAAGLAARFENVTVCASNQAVLDTCDTIILAVRPQITPKVLSELHFAPTHTVISLVAGFSAVRIAGLVAPSAAISRAIPLPSVAQRRSPIAVYPPQSVAASLFAPLGQVFGIETEAHLNALSTATSTMAAYFGFMGQISSWVAAKGIPEQQARQYIAQLFAGLAGTGLEESGQSPADLAAAHSTPGGLNEQLLRHLTDHGVFQTLTDALDAVHRRASGMQPLPATSPKSE is encoded by the coding sequence ATGACACTAGGATTCCTAGGAACAGGCGCCATCACGGAAGCCATCGTCACCGGCCTCAGCATGCCCGGAGGACCCGCCCAGCCCATCCGGCTATCGCCCCGCAACCCCTCCATTGCCGCCGGACTGGCCGCCCGCTTTGAGAACGTCACCGTCTGCGCGTCCAATCAGGCCGTACTCGATACCTGCGACACCATCATCCTCGCCGTGCGGCCCCAGATCACACCCAAAGTCCTCTCCGAGCTGCACTTCGCCCCTACCCACACCGTCATCAGTCTCGTGGCCGGCTTCTCCGCGGTCCGCATCGCCGGGCTCGTCGCGCCCTCTGCCGCCATCTCCCGGGCCATCCCGCTACCCTCGGTCGCCCAAAGGCGCAGCCCCATCGCCGTCTATCCGCCGCAGAGCGTGGCCGCCAGCCTGTTCGCCCCCTTGGGCCAGGTCTTCGGAATTGAAACCGAGGCGCACCTCAATGCCCTCAGTACGGCCACCTCCACCATGGCGGCGTACTTCGGTTTCATGGGGCAGATCTCATCGTGGGTCGCCGCGAAGGGCATTCCGGAACAACAGGCGCGGCAATACATTGCTCAACTGTTCGCCGGCCTGGCTGGCACGGGCCTGGAGGAGTCGGGTCAATCACCCGCGGATCTGGCCGCGGCTCACTCCACACCAGGCGGACTGAACGAGCAGCTCCTCCGCCATCTCACCGATCATGGAGTCTTCCAAACCCTCACTGATGCGCTGGACGCCGTGCATCGCAGGGCCTCCGGCATGCAACCTCTCCCGGCTACTTCGCCGAAATCGGAGTAG